The Raphanus sativus cultivar WK10039 chromosome 2, ASM80110v3, whole genome shotgun sequence genome includes a region encoding these proteins:
- the LOC130508540 gene encoding uncharacterized protein LOC130508540, with protein MRAVLLWTISDFPAYGMLSGWTTHGRLSCPYCMGSTDAFQLKNGRKTSWFDCHRRFLPINHPYRRNKKHFRSKRIVRDTAPPYLSGEEIEKDIDYYGGQSTVVKGGNWHNPPNMPNGYGTQHNWHKKSIFWELPYWKDLLLRHNLDVMHIEKNFFDNIMNTLLNVPGKTKDNKNSRLDLPALCSRIELHIMNDGRIPVPIFRLSAQAKAALFKWVASDVKFSDGYVSNLSRCVDHQGQKFSGMKSHDCHVFMQRLLPFALAELVPKEVHEALAGIRAFFRDLSARTLTVDVITQLDVNIRILMCNLEKIFPPSFFDVMEHLVIHLPYEAMLRGPVHNGWMYPYERAMKYLKGKAKKSGKGGRYDDGGVMLTYIVEDVPDIFTQIGRLGGKLKEVWWSSSEDAHSAHTYILLNCEEIESFESDFVAQVEEAIPGISTPDLNKRKDQHFVKWLKTQVDYDDQFYPQWFHELIQGPVGKVTIASMYFTRGYTFHTYEYGSRRATMNYGVCVKGETDFYGILKEIIEVEFPGVVKLKCVLFKCDWFDPTVNRGVRYSKFGVVDINASRRYNKFEPYILASQADQVCFVPYPKIRQSGISWLAAIKVTPRGRVVNDDPPPLQEDAVNEVEVPEQVEDDILLIDPHNPGYEELPDDATNEANEDEFEENDEADDVSDDECQVPLC; from the exons ATGCGAGCAGTTCTACTGTGGACTATTAGTGATTTTCCTgcatatgggatgttgtcgggctGGACGACGCATGGGAGgctatcttgtccatattgtatggGAAGCACAGACGCATTTCAGTTGAAGAATGGTAGGAAGACGTcctggtttgattgtcatcggagatttcttcccattaaccATCCGTACCGAAGGAACAAGAAACACTTTCGGTCAAAAAGGATAGTAAGGGACACCGCTCCACCATATTTATCTGGAGAGGAAATCGAGAAGGATATTGATTACTATGGTGGACAAAGCACAGTTGTCAAAGGCGGTAATTGGCATAATCCTCCGAATATGCCTAATGGTTACGGGACTCAGCATaattggcacaagaagagtatattttgggaactTCCATATTGGAAAGATCTGCTGCTGCGCCACAATCTGgacgtgatgcatatagagaagaacttctttgacaacatcatgaatacGTTGTTGAACGTCCCtgggaagacaaaagataacaagaaCTCAAGGTTGGATTTACCTGCATTATGTTCTCGGATTGAACTGCATATTATGAACGATGGGAGAATTCCAGTTCCCATTTTCAGATTGTCAGCACAAGCAAAAGCTGCGTTGTTCAAGTGGGTGGCGTCAGATGTGAAGTTTTCTGATGGATATGTTTCAAATCTATCAAGATGTGTTGATCATCAGGGACAAAAGTTTTCAggaatgaagagtcatgactgtcatgtttTTATGCAACGACTTCTGCCATTTGCACTTGCGGAGTTGGTTCCAAAAGAGGTTCacgaagcacttgcag GCATCAGAGCTTTTTTCAGAGATCTTAGTGCACGCACCTTAACTGTAGACGTCATCACACAACTTGATGTGAATATCCGGATCTTGATGTGTAATTTGGAGAAAATTTTTCCTCCGtccttttttgacgtcatggaacatCTGGTTATCCACCTTCCGTATGAGGCAATGCTACGTGGACCTGTTCATAATGGATGGATGTATCCTTACGAACGAgctatgaaatatttgaaaggCAAAGCAAAAAAATCTGGCAAGGGTGGAAG atatgatgatggtggtgttatGCTGACATATATTGTTGAAGATGTTCCAGACATATTTACTCAGATTGGACGGCTTGGTGGAAAACTAAAAGAAGTTTGGTGGTCAAGTTCTGAAGACGCACATAGTGCCCACACATATATACTTCTTAACTGCGAGGAGATTGAATCATTTGAAAG tGATTTTGTTGCCCAAGTCGAAGAAGCTATACCAGGAATATCAACTCCTGATCTCAACAAAAGGAAAGACCAACACTTTGTGAAATGGTTAAAAACGCAG GTTGATTATGATGATCAATTTTATCCTCAATGGTTTCACGAATTGATACAAGGTCCGGTCGGTAAGGTCACCATTGCATCTATGTATTTCACAAGAGGATACACTTTTCACACTTACGAATATGGAAGTCGACGAGCAACAATGAACTATGGAGTATGTGTGAAAGGTGAAACAGATTTCTATGGAATCTTAAAAGAGATCATCGAAGTGGAGTTCCCCGGTGTagtgaagctgaaatgcgtgcTCTTCAAATGTGATTGGTTTGACCCCACAGTCAATAGAGGTGTTCGATATAGCAAGTTTGGTGTTGTTGATATAAATGCTTCacggaggtacaacaaatttGAACCCTACATATTGGCTTCTCAAGCAGATCAGGTTTGTTTTGTTCCATACCCGAAGATCAGACAATCTGGAATATCTTGGTTAGCCGCTATAAAAGTTACACCTCGGGGCAGAGTTGTGAATGATGACCCACCGCCATTACAAGAAGATGCAGTAAATGAAGTTGAAGTACCCGAACAAGTAGAAGATGATATCTTACttattgatccgcataatccgGGATACGAAGAACTTCCAGACGATGCAACGAATGAAGCAAATGAagatgaatttgaagaaaatgatgaagcgGATGATGTTTCTGATGACGAGTGTCAAGTTCCATTATGTTAG